One Corynebacterium yudongzhengii DNA window includes the following coding sequences:
- a CDS encoding YbhB/YbcL family Raf kinase inhibitor-like protein, with protein MTDYNDSRFPGPDPYAPLKDLPSFTLTSTDLDNGAELSEKLRAPESVSPQLSWSDVPEGTKSFAVTCFDPDAPTASGFWHWAAFNIPATVTELPSNAGAQEDLGVGAVSLKNDSGGRVHYGAAPPPEHAPHRYLYVVHAVDVEKLDIDEDATPTVLGFNLHFHALGRAIVWGWYENK; from the coding sequence ATGACCGACTACAACGATTCGCGATTTCCTGGACCCGACCCCTACGCACCGCTGAAGGACCTGCCGTCCTTCACTCTGACCTCGACTGATCTGGACAACGGCGCCGAGCTCTCCGAGAAGCTTCGCGCCCCAGAGTCCGTCTCTCCGCAGCTGTCGTGGAGTGACGTCCCGGAGGGCACCAAGTCCTTCGCTGTGACCTGCTTCGACCCGGATGCCCCGACAGCCTCCGGTTTCTGGCACTGGGCCGCCTTCAACATCCCGGCCACCGTCACTGAGCTGCCGAGCAACGCCGGCGCCCAGGAGGACTTGGGCGTGGGCGCTGTGAGCCTGAAGAACGACTCTGGCGGCCGCGTGCACTACGGCGCGGCGCCGCCGCCGGAGCACGCCCCGCACCGCTACCTGTATGTGGTGCATGCGGTGGACGTCGAAAAGCTGGACATCGATGAGGATGCCACCCCGACCGTTCTGGGCTTCAACCTGCACTTCCATGCCCTCGGCCGGGCGATCGTGTGGGGCTGGTACGAGAACAAGTAA
- a CDS encoding ferrochelatase, whose amino-acid sequence MTNPDYDALLVLSFGGPEHDDEVVPFLRNVTAGRGIPDERLEKVGEHYYHFGGRSPLNDLNREIISHLEEEFAKRGIEVPMYFGNRNWHPYAEDAARQIAADGHRNVAVFATSAWGGYSGCLQYNEDIRRMREVAPEVSFTKLRQFFDHPLFIEEMAEALQEQLAKTQGNYRVLFTAHSIPTQDDQKSGGERDKNLYSRQVQEAARLVARAAGVDNYDIVWQSRSGNPATPWLEPDIVDHTEAIDTDVVVCPIGFISDHMEVIWDLDTELVDAATARGLNVYRARTAGPTQRFSTMVADLYEELRDNREPLSLGTVSVQGCTTNGCPCRPGCCSQL is encoded by the coding sequence ATGACTAATCCTGACTACGACGCTCTTCTGGTGTTGTCCTTCGGTGGCCCCGAACACGATGACGAAGTCGTTCCTTTCCTGCGGAATGTCACCGCCGGAAGGGGGATCCCGGACGAGCGTCTCGAAAAGGTCGGGGAGCACTACTACCACTTCGGTGGCCGCAGCCCGCTGAACGACCTCAACCGCGAGATCATCAGCCACCTGGAAGAAGAATTCGCCAAGCGGGGCATCGAGGTGCCGATGTATTTCGGCAACCGCAACTGGCACCCTTATGCCGAAGACGCGGCTCGCCAGATCGCCGCCGACGGTCACCGCAACGTCGCGGTCTTCGCCACCTCGGCGTGGGGCGGGTACTCGGGATGTCTGCAGTACAACGAGGACATCCGCCGCATGCGCGAGGTGGCCCCCGAGGTGAGCTTCACCAAGTTGCGCCAGTTCTTCGACCACCCCTTATTTATCGAAGAGATGGCCGAGGCGCTGCAGGAGCAGCTCGCCAAGACCCAGGGCAACTACCGCGTGCTCTTCACCGCTCATTCGATCCCGACGCAAGATGATCAGAAGTCCGGCGGCGAGCGGGATAAGAACCTCTATTCCCGCCAGGTCCAGGAGGCCGCCCGCCTCGTGGCGCGCGCGGCCGGCGTCGATAACTACGACATCGTGTGGCAGTCGCGTTCCGGCAACCCCGCCACCCCGTGGCTCGAGCCGGACATCGTGGATCACACCGAGGCCATCGACACCGACGTCGTCGTCTGCCCGATTGGCTTCATCTCCGACCACATGGAGGTGATCTGGGATCTGGACACCGAGCTTGTCGACGCCGCCACCGCCCGCGGGCTCAACGTCTACCGCGCCCGCACCGCTGGACCGACGCAGCGCTTCTCGACGATGGTCGCCGACCTCTACGAAGAACTCCGCGACAACCGCGAGCCGCTCAGCCTCGGAACGGTCTCGGTCCAGGGCTGTACTACCAACGGCTGCCCCTGCCGCCCGGGCTGCTGCTCGCAGCTCTAG
- a CDS encoding DUF6676 family protein, giving the protein MFDAKDAAAQLSEDSVAFVGTEEDAQLARELQDVLGEGEGVVITGGGINEPRNAAQDVLNVAEGFETIIIRTPERGTAVSDVHTRVAIESAHGQLSAPGDFAGSVAGFLGDMHGFTVPWLALTVAVVVVAAAFIVWTWISIKDSDLTGIKKVSER; this is encoded by the coding sequence ATGTTCGACGCAAAGGACGCCGCCGCCCAGCTCTCTGAAGATTCCGTAGCTTTCGTGGGCACTGAAGAAGATGCCCAACTCGCCCGGGAGCTACAGGATGTTTTAGGCGAAGGGGAAGGGGTCGTCATTACCGGCGGAGGTATCAACGAGCCGCGCAATGCCGCCCAGGACGTGCTCAATGTGGCCGAAGGTTTCGAGACCATCATCATCCGCACCCCGGAGCGCGGCACGGCGGTCAGTGATGTTCACACCCGCGTGGCGATCGAATCGGCCCACGGTCAGCTCTCGGCGCCGGGGGATTTCGCGGGCTCGGTGGCGGGATTTCTCGGGGACATGCATGGCTTTACAGTCCCGTGGCTGGCCTTGACCGTGGCCGTGGTGGTTGTGGCGGCTGCGTTCATCGTGTGGACATGGATCTCCATCAAGGACTCAGACTTGACTGGAATTAAGAAGGTCTCCGAACGATAA
- a CDS encoding SPFH domain-containing protein, whose amino-acid sequence MFAAIFFVVLLAVIVLLVVKSIALIPQGEAAVIERLGRYTRTVSGGITVLVPFLDRVRERVDTRERVVSFPPQAVITQDNLTVAIDIVVTFQINDPARAIYGVDNYIVGVEQISVATLRDVVGGMTLEENLTSRDTINRRLRGELDSATAKWGLRISRVELKAIDPPPTVQQSMEMQMKADREKRAMILTAEGQRESDIKTAEGEKQARILSAEGEKHAAILAAEADRQAEMLRAEGDRAATYLRAQGEARSIQKINAAIKASRITPEVLAYNYLDKLPQMAQGEASTMWMIPSQFGDTLERFAKSFATRDDDGVFRYEAPGVDEDTREMAEPDNTDEWFNTASSPEIAEAVAAANAVAQKPVDPAVPEVPERSQQPKAAEDKASSAGELGGSSPAGASPEISFREGEEMDR is encoded by the coding sequence ATGTTTGCAGCAATTTTCTTTGTCGTCCTCCTCGCGGTCATCGTCCTCCTCGTTGTCAAGTCTATTGCCTTGATTCCGCAGGGTGAGGCCGCGGTCATCGAACGCCTCGGGCGCTATACCCGCACGGTGAGCGGTGGGATCACGGTCTTGGTGCCTTTCCTCGATCGGGTGCGCGAGCGCGTCGATACGCGTGAACGCGTCGTCTCCTTCCCGCCGCAGGCCGTGATTACCCAAGACAACCTGACGGTGGCGATCGATATCGTCGTCACCTTCCAGATCAACGATCCCGCCCGGGCGATCTACGGTGTGGACAACTACATCGTCGGCGTCGAGCAGATCTCCGTGGCCACGCTGCGTGACGTGGTGGGCGGCATGACATTGGAAGAGAACCTGACCTCCCGCGACACCATCAACCGCCGACTGCGCGGCGAGCTCGACTCCGCCACCGCCAAGTGGGGCCTGCGCATCAGCCGCGTCGAGCTGAAGGCCATCGACCCGCCGCCGACTGTCCAGCAGTCCATGGAGATGCAGATGAAGGCGGACCGGGAAAAGCGCGCCATGATCCTCACCGCCGAAGGCCAGCGCGAGTCGGACATCAAGACCGCCGAAGGCGAGAAGCAGGCGCGCATCCTCTCCGCCGAGGGTGAGAAGCACGCCGCAATTTTGGCCGCCGAAGCTGACCGCCAGGCCGAAATGCTGCGCGCCGAAGGTGACCGCGCCGCGACCTACCTACGCGCCCAAGGTGAGGCCCGCTCCATCCAGAAGATAAACGCCGCGATCAAGGCCTCCCGGATCACCCCGGAGGTGCTGGCCTACAACTACCTGGACAAGCTGCCGCAGATGGCGCAGGGCGAGGCCTCGACCATGTGGATGATTCCCTCGCAGTTTGGGGACACGCTCGAGCGCTTTGCCAAGAGCTTCGCCACGCGTGACGACGACGGCGTCTTCCGCTACGAGGCCCCCGGCGTCGACGAGGACACCCGGGAGATGGCGGAGCCCGACAACACCGACGAGTGGTTTAACACCGCCTCCTCGCCGGAGATCGCCGAAGCCGTTGCAGCGGCGAACGCGGTGGCTCAAAAGCCGGTCGACCCAGCGGTCCCCGAGGTGCCGGAGCGCTCGCAGCAGCCGAAAGCTGCGGAGGATAAGGCTAGCTCCGCCGGGGAGCTCGGTGGCTCTTCGCCGGCGGGGGCTTCACCGGAGATTTCCTTCCGCGAGGGCGAGGAGATGGACCGCTAA
- a CDS encoding NfeD family protein translates to MGALIWFLAALVLAGLELMAGEFTLLMLAGAALATAGVALADVPFWLEAATFAVSSLALLVLVKPVLRRQFQKPEALDTSSKTLVGKHAEVLEPVDGRGGQIRLDGAIWSARSLDPQISFAEGEMVSVADIEGPTAIVWKN, encoded by the coding sequence GTGGGAGCACTCATCTGGTTTTTGGCAGCACTGGTCCTCGCCGGTCTGGAGTTGATGGCCGGCGAGTTCACTCTGCTCATGCTCGCGGGCGCGGCGCTAGCGACCGCCGGTGTGGCGTTGGCTGATGTTCCCTTCTGGCTGGAGGCAGCCACCTTCGCCGTCTCTTCGCTAGCCCTGCTGGTCCTAGTGAAGCCGGTCCTGCGCCGACAGTTCCAGAAGCCGGAGGCCCTGGATACCTCGTCGAAGACGCTGGTCGGAAAACATGCTGAGGTCCTCGAACCTGTCGATGGCCGCGGCGGACAAATCCGTCTGGACGGGGCCATCTGGTCGGCGCGCTCCCTCGATCCCCAGATCAGCTTCGCTGAAGGGGAGATGGTCAGCGTCGCGGACATTGAGGGCCCAACCGCTATCGTTTGGAAGAACTGA
- the can gene encoding aconitate hydratase, giving the protein MTESKNSFNAKRSLEVGDKSYDYFALDAVEGMEKLPYSLKVLGENLLRTEDGKNVTEEHIKALANWDPKAEPDTEIQFTPARVLMQDFTGVPCVVDLATMREAVSSLGGNPDQVNPLNPAEMVIDHSVIVEAFGRSDAIERNVDIEYERNEERYQFLRWGSENFSNFRVVPPGTGIVHQVNIEYLARVVFDNDGLAYPDTCIGTDSHTTMENGLGILGWGVGGIEAEAAMLGQPVSMLIPRVVGFKLTGDIPVGVTATDVVLTITDMLREHGVVGKFVEFYGNGVKSVPLANRATIGNMSPEFGSTAAIFPIDEETINYLKLTGRDQEQIDRVEAYAKAQGLWLEQDAEEAEYSEYLELDLSTVKPSIAGPTRPQDRILLSEAKETFRKQLGDFTEDPICEDDSAAAENMGAEGENQPDYDKSSVEDANSAWPGNGESAAQGAKGRHSNPVEVESGAGGKFTVDHGMVGIAAITSCTNTSNPSVMIGAGLLARKANEYGLRAKPWVKTTMAPGSQVVDNYYHRADLWKDLEAVGFYLSGFGCTTCIGNSGPLPAEVSEAINDNDLAATAVLSGNRNFEGRISPDVKMNYLASPLLVIAYSLAGTMDFDFETQPLGTDSEGNDIFLKDIWPSTEEIEETISEAINRDMYVKDYADVFKGDDAWQNLDVPTGKTFEWDENSTYVRKAPYFEGMPTEPEPVSDIAGARVLAKLGDSVTTDHISPASSIKPGTPAANYLDENGVERKDYNSFGSRRGNHEVMVRGTFANIRLRNQLVDVAGGYTLDFTQEDAPQSFIYDAAQNYKKENTPLVVLAGKEYGTGSSRDWAAKGTKLLGVRAVIAESFERIHRSNLIGMGVAPLQFPEGESHESLGLDGHETFAIDGLTALNDGEIPKTVHVTATKDNGETVEFDAVVRIDTPGEADYYRHGGILQYVLRQMVKS; this is encoded by the coding sequence GTGACTGAAAGCAAGAACTCCTTCAACGCCAAGCGCAGCCTCGAGGTCGGCGATAAGTCGTATGACTACTTCGCCCTCGACGCTGTCGAAGGCATGGAGAAGCTGCCGTACTCCCTGAAGGTTCTCGGCGAGAACCTCCTGCGGACCGAGGACGGCAAGAATGTGACCGAAGAGCACATCAAGGCCCTCGCCAACTGGGACCCGAAGGCCGAGCCCGACACCGAAATTCAGTTCACTCCGGCCCGCGTCCTCATGCAGGACTTCACCGGTGTCCCCTGTGTCGTCGACCTCGCCACCATGCGCGAGGCCGTCTCCTCCCTCGGTGGCAACCCGGATCAGGTCAACCCGCTGAACCCGGCCGAGATGGTCATCGACCACTCCGTCATCGTCGAGGCCTTCGGCCGTTCTGACGCCATCGAGCGCAATGTCGACATCGAATACGAGCGCAACGAGGAGCGCTACCAGTTCCTGCGCTGGGGCTCTGAGAACTTCTCCAACTTCCGCGTCGTGCCGCCGGGGACCGGCATCGTCCACCAGGTCAACATCGAGTACCTGGCCCGCGTCGTCTTCGACAACGACGGTCTCGCCTACCCGGACACCTGCATCGGCACCGACTCCCACACCACCATGGAAAACGGCCTGGGCATCCTGGGCTGGGGCGTCGGCGGCATCGAGGCCGAGGCCGCGATGCTCGGCCAGCCGGTGTCCATGCTGATCCCGCGCGTCGTCGGCTTTAAGCTCACCGGCGACATCCCGGTCGGCGTCACCGCCACCGACGTCGTGCTGACCATCACCGACATGCTCCGCGAGCACGGTGTCGTCGGCAAGTTCGTCGAGTTCTACGGCAACGGTGTCAAGTCCGTGCCGCTGGCAAACCGCGCCACCATCGGCAACATGTCTCCGGAGTTCGGATCCACCGCCGCGATCTTCCCGATCGACGAGGAGACCATCAACTACCTCAAGCTCACCGGCCGCGACCAGGAGCAGATCGACCGCGTCGAGGCCTACGCCAAGGCCCAGGGCCTGTGGCTCGAGCAGGACGCCGAGGAGGCCGAGTACTCCGAGTACCTCGAGCTCGACCTCTCCACCGTCAAGCCGTCCATCGCAGGCCCGACCCGCCCGCAGGACCGCATCCTGCTCTCCGAGGCCAAGGAGACCTTCCGCAAGCAGCTCGGCGACTTCACCGAGGACCCGATCTGCGAGGACGACTCCGCCGCTGCCGAGAACATGGGCGCCGAGGGCGAGAACCAGCCGGACTACGACAAGTCCAGCGTCGAGGACGCCAACTCCGCATGGCCGGGCAACGGCGAGTCCGCCGCCCAGGGTGCGAAGGGCCGCCACTCCAACCCGGTCGAGGTCGAGTCCGGTGCCGGCGGTAAGTTCACCGTCGACCACGGCATGGTCGGCATCGCCGCCATCACCTCGTGCACCAACACCTCGAACCCGTCCGTCATGATCGGCGCCGGCCTGCTGGCCCGCAAGGCCAACGAGTACGGCCTGCGCGCCAAGCCGTGGGTCAAGACCACCATGGCTCCGGGCTCCCAGGTGGTGGACAACTACTACCACCGCGCCGACCTGTGGAAGGACCTCGAGGCCGTCGGTTTCTACCTCTCCGGCTTCGGCTGCACCACCTGTATCGGTAACTCCGGCCCGCTGCCGGCCGAGGTCTCGGAAGCCATCAACGACAACGACCTGGCCGCCACGGCCGTGTTGTCGGGCAACCGTAACTTCGAAGGCCGCATCTCCCCGGATGTCAAGATGAACTACCTGGCATCCCCGCTGCTGGTCATCGCGTACTCCCTGGCCGGCACCATGGACTTCGATTTCGAGACCCAGCCGCTGGGCACTGACTCCGAGGGCAACGACATCTTCCTCAAGGACATCTGGCCGTCCACCGAGGAGATCGAGGAGACCATCTCCGAGGCCATCAACCGCGACATGTACGTCAAGGACTACGCCGACGTCTTCAAGGGCGACGACGCCTGGCAGAACCTCGACGTCCCGACCGGCAAGACCTTCGAGTGGGACGAGAACTCCACCTACGTCCGCAAGGCCCCGTACTTCGAGGGCATGCCGACGGAGCCGGAGCCCGTCTCCGACATCGCGGGCGCCCGCGTGCTCGCGAAGCTCGGCGACTCGGTCACCACCGACCACATCTCGCCGGCGTCGTCGATCAAGCCGGGCACCCCGGCCGCGAACTACCTCGACGAGAACGGCGTCGAGCGCAAGGACTACAACTCCTTCGGCTCTCGCCGTGGTAACCACGAGGTCATGGTCCGCGGTACCTTCGCCAACATCCGCCTGCGCAACCAGCTGGTGGACGTCGCCGGCGGCTACACCCTGGACTTCACCCAGGAAGACGCCCCGCAGTCGTTCATCTACGACGCCGCCCAGAACTACAAGAAGGAGAACACTCCGCTCGTCGTTCTGGCCGGCAAGGAGTACGGCACCGGTTCCTCGCGTGACTGGGCCGCGAAGGGCACCAAGCTGCTCGGTGTGCGCGCCGTCATCGCCGAGTCCTTCGAGCGTATCCACCGTTCGAACCTCATCGGAATGGGCGTGGCTCCACTGCAGTTCCCGGAGGGCGAGTCCCACGAGTCGCTGGGCCTCGACGGCCACGAGACCTTCGCCATCGACGGCCTGACCGCCCTCAACGATGGTGAGATCCCGAAGACCGTCCACGTCACCGCGACGAAGGACA
- a CDS encoding cupin domain-containing protein has translation MSVLRTDHGPNPFVLDIEEATESNEAFRDTLWTGKFLQMTVMSIPAGGEIGAEVHDDHDQFLRIEAGKGRMMIGESEDNLDVEKVVEHDDAVFVPAGKWHNMVNESDEPVKLYSIYAAPEHVHGTFHQTKEDADNDPNEDH, from the coding sequence ATGTCTGTTCTACGCACTGACCACGGTCCCAACCCCTTTGTTCTCGACATCGAGGAAGCCACCGAATCCAACGAGGCCTTCCGGGACACGCTCTGGACGGGCAAGTTCCTCCAGATGACCGTCATGTCCATCCCGGCCGGCGGCGAGATCGGCGCCGAGGTCCATGACGACCACGACCAGTTCTTGCGCATCGAAGCCGGCAAGGGCCGCATGATGATCGGCGAGAGTGAGGACAACCTCGACGTCGAAAAGGTTGTCGAGCACGACGACGCAGTCTTCGTCCCCGCCGGCAAGTGGCACAACATGGTCAACGAGTCCGATGAGCCCGTGAAGCTCTACTCGATCTACGCCGCCCCGGAACACGTCCACGGCACCTTCCACCAGACCAAGGAAGACGCGGACAACGATCCGAACGAGGATCACTAA
- a CDS encoding TVP38/TMEM64 family protein — MRQKTKAAILAVLLIVAVAVIVFVDIPALSTLRDWADRAGAWFPLAFWVGYVLISQFPVPRTILTLSSGILFGPLVGVIIATTATAVAACISLTTMRYLIGDWVRPRLTHPVVEKINARLRTRGWAAVISLRMIAGIPFSVMNYTAAMTEIRVATFTVATFIGAAPGTIATVFFGDTLTGNTNPAIIAITVALALLGIIGLAVDARRPVKSAG; from the coding sequence ATGCGGCAGAAAACCAAGGCAGCCATCCTCGCGGTGTTGCTCATCGTCGCGGTGGCGGTGATCGTTTTCGTCGACATCCCCGCCCTATCGACTTTGCGGGACTGGGCCGACCGCGCCGGCGCCTGGTTCCCGCTGGCTTTCTGGGTGGGCTACGTCCTTATCAGCCAGTTCCCAGTACCACGCACGATCTTGACCTTGAGTTCCGGGATACTTTTTGGCCCGCTCGTCGGGGTTATCATCGCCACCACCGCCACCGCGGTAGCTGCGTGCATCTCCCTGACCACGATGCGCTATCTCATTGGTGACTGGGTGCGCCCCCGGCTGACTCATCCGGTGGTAGAGAAGATCAACGCCCGTCTGCGTACCCGCGGTTGGGCGGCGGTAATCAGCCTGCGCATGATCGCGGGCATACCGTTTTCGGTGATGAACTACACCGCCGCCATGACCGAGATCCGTGTGGCCACGTTCACCGTCGCCACTTTCATCGGCGCTGCCCCCGGCACGATAGCGACCGTCTTCTTCGGCGACACCCTGACGGGAAATACGAACCCGGCGATCATCGCGATTACGGTCGCCCTCGCGCTGCTGGGGATCATCGGACTCGCCGTCGACGCTCGCCGTCCAGTCAAGTCTGCCGGGTAG
- a CDS encoding DUF3097 domain-containing protein: MGWPDMYEDIFSGHRRNRPKQYPIVEGTNGTVLEVYGEDFVGAIVGFERTYDGVFVRLEDRYGRRRLFKTMNGAFLHEGRRVSVQRPVKKAAPQRSNSGSRKVKNLEAKVAAPSRIWVEGIHDAAIVEQVWGHDLRVEGVVVEYLEGLDNLEERLKEFRPGPGRRVGVLADHLVEGSKESRLTDSVGEHVMVTGHPFIDIWAAVKPEKLGIRAWPEVPKGEDWKSGVCRRLGWSDPKEGWHRVSSAVSSFRDLDPTLIGAVERLVDFVTNPEVKKEDLR, from the coding sequence ATAGGCTGGCCCGACATGTACGAGGACATCTTTTCCGGCCATCGCCGCAACCGCCCGAAGCAATATCCGATCGTCGAAGGCACGAACGGAACCGTGCTCGAGGTCTACGGCGAGGATTTCGTCGGCGCCATCGTCGGTTTTGAGCGCACCTACGACGGGGTGTTCGTACGCCTCGAGGACCGCTATGGGCGCCGGCGGCTGTTCAAGACGATGAACGGCGCCTTCTTGCACGAAGGCCGGCGGGTGAGCGTGCAGCGGCCGGTGAAGAAGGCGGCGCCGCAGCGTTCGAACTCCGGCTCACGGAAGGTGAAAAACCTCGAGGCGAAGGTCGCGGCGCCGTCGCGGATCTGGGTGGAAGGTATTCACGACGCGGCCATCGTCGAGCAGGTCTGGGGTCACGACCTGCGGGTGGAAGGGGTGGTCGTCGAATACCTCGAAGGTCTCGACAATTTAGAGGAGAGGCTTAAGGAGTTTCGCCCCGGGCCGGGTCGGCGGGTCGGAGTGCTTGCCGATCACTTGGTCGAAGGCTCCAAGGAATCCCGCCTGACGGACTCCGTCGGCGAGCACGTGATGGTCACGGGTCATCCGTTCATCGACATCTGGGCGGCGGTGAAGCCGGAGAAACTCGGCATCCGGGCCTGGCCGGAGGTGCCGAAGGGGGAGGACTGGAAGAGTGGCGTGTGCCGGCGTTTAGGCTGGTCCGACCCGAAGGAGGGCTGGCACCGAGTCTCGTCGGCGGTGTCCTCTTTCCGGGACCTCGATCCGACTCTGATCGGCGCGGTCGAGCGGCTTGTTGATTTCGTCACAAACCCGGAAGTCAAAAAAGAAGATCTCAGGTAG
- a CDS encoding MarR family transcriptional regulator: MLAVHARYRGREVRRADIVRRSADALQTMEGVGEFTFLGVEDITARVDSPSALTDLIMALLSDGNWAIGIGIDSPVWCEEAATKAVGTRAGAVHVRADTSGTEAFDIEATFALLAHVLAKRTLEGREATSLMRRGLNQNEAAAKLGISKQAMSQRLQAAGWSAESAGWQLAVHLLALAEGNLR; the protein is encoded by the coding sequence ATGTTGGCTGTGCATGCACGTTACCGGGGACGCGAGGTACGCCGCGCAGACATCGTGCGCCGCTCCGCAGACGCCCTCCAGACCATGGAGGGGGTCGGAGAGTTCACCTTCCTCGGCGTCGAGGACATCACCGCGCGCGTGGACTCTCCCAGCGCATTGACCGATCTCATCATGGCCTTGCTCTCCGATGGGAACTGGGCCATCGGCATTGGTATCGACTCCCCCGTGTGGTGTGAGGAGGCGGCGACCAAGGCCGTCGGCACGCGGGCTGGGGCCGTGCACGTGCGTGCCGATACCAGCGGCACCGAAGCCTTCGACATCGAGGCGACGTTCGCTCTGCTGGCACATGTGCTCGCGAAGCGCACGCTGGAAGGCCGCGAGGCGACCTCCCTGATGCGCCGCGGACTCAACCAAAACGAGGCGGCGGCGAAGCTGGGCATCTCCAAACAGGCTATGTCCCAACGGCTGCAGGCCGCCGGCTGGTCCGCGGAGTCCGCGGGCTGGCAGTTAGCGGTCCATCTCCTCGCCCTCGCGGAAGGAAATCTCCGGTGA
- a CDS encoding quinone-dependent dihydroorotate dehydrogenase, which yields MGIYQLALKGLFRIPPERIHSYVMSGLGVLQYATPLRWLVGRILPVRDEVLSQEVFGVRFDRPLGLAAGFDKDGAVPDVWSSIGFGHAEVGTITASPQPGNPTPRLFRLPADRALLNRMGFNNKGAASARNTIARRNRRNVIGVNIGKTKLADDAVADYRTSATMLGDFADYLVVNVSSPNTPGLRDLQAVESLRPILQVVKESTSAPVLVKIAPDLSDDDIDAVADLAVELGIAGIVATNTTISRENLTTRKVDKLGAGGISGAPVAQRSPEVLKRLYKRVGSQLALVSVGGIFTPEQAWERITAGANLLEGYTPLIYGGPGWIRDIHRGIAAQIKAHGLSNISEAVGSGLSWKED from the coding sequence ATGGGCATCTACCAGCTTGCTTTGAAAGGCCTGTTTCGGATCCCGCCGGAGCGGATCCACAGCTACGTCATGTCCGGCCTGGGGGTTCTACAGTATGCCACTCCCCTGCGCTGGCTGGTGGGTCGCATCCTGCCGGTGCGTGACGAAGTCCTCAGCCAAGAAGTCTTCGGCGTCCGCTTCGACCGACCGCTAGGCCTGGCGGCCGGCTTCGATAAGGATGGCGCGGTGCCGGACGTGTGGTCATCTATAGGCTTCGGGCACGCCGAGGTGGGCACCATCACCGCCTCCCCACAGCCCGGCAACCCGACGCCGCGGCTGTTCCGCCTGCCGGCCGATCGCGCCCTGCTCAACCGGATGGGCTTCAACAACAAGGGCGCGGCGAGTGCGCGGAACACGATCGCACGGCGTAACCGTCGCAACGTGATCGGCGTGAACATCGGTAAGACCAAGCTTGCCGACGACGCCGTCGCCGACTACCGCACCTCCGCCACCATGCTCGGCGATTTCGCGGACTACTTGGTGGTCAACGTCTCCTCCCCGAACACCCCGGGCCTGCGCGATTTGCAGGCCGTGGAATCGCTGCGCCCGATTCTTCAGGTGGTCAAGGAGTCGACCTCCGCGCCGGTGCTGGTGAAGATCGCCCCCGATCTCAGCGACGACGACATCGACGCCGTGGCCGATCTCGCCGTCGAGCTCGGCATCGCCGGCATCGTGGCGACCAACACGACCATCTCGCGGGAGAATCTCACAACCCGCAAGGTAGACAAGCTCGGTGCCGGCGGTATCTCCGGTGCCCCTGTGGCTCAGCGTTCGCCGGAGGTGCTCAAGCGGCTCTACAAGCGCGTCGGAAGCCAGCTGGCGCTGGTGAGCGTGGGTGGCATCTTTACCCCTGAGCAGGCCTGGGAACGTATCACCGCGGGCGCCAACCTACTCGAGGGCTACACCCCGCTCATTTATGGTGGGCCGGGCTGGATCCGCGACATCCACCGCGGGATCGCCGCGCAGATTAAGGCCCACGGCCTGAGCAACATCTCAGAAGCCGTGGGCTCGGGGCTTAGCTGGAAGGAAGACTAG